A stretch of DNA from Streptomyces rubradiris:
CGCCGTCGACAGCCCCAGCCCGTCCGCCGAACACCAGAAGTTCGCCAAGACCCGGTTCGTGGCGAACGCCGGCCTCGCCGCCGGCGCGACCTACCAGTGGATCGTGAAGCCCTGGAAGGCCGGCAAGTTCAAGAAGGGGGCCAAGGGGCGCAGGCTCGCCCTGGTCAAGGCGGGTGCCGCCGGCCTGTTCGCGTACAACCGGCTCAAGGCCGCCCAGCGCAACGCCCAGGGCGACCCGACGCTCTCCAAGGCCCTGATCCCGCTCGGGGCCGGCATCGAATCGCTGAAGGGCCTGGCGAGCAAGCTCCGCAAGGGCGACGAAAGCGCGGCCGGCCCGTTCGACGACATCATCGGCCAGATCAAGGAAGCGGGCCGCAGCGCGGGCGCGCCGGTGAAGGAGCAGGTGCCGACGGCCGCCGAGCTGACGAAGAGCTAGGAGTTCAGCTCGGCCAGCACCCGCAGGGTGTGCGGGTCCGGGGACAGGGCCAGCAGGTCCGTCACCGGGCCCGCGCGCCACAACTGGAGCCGCTCGGCGATGCGTTCGCGCGGTCCGACGAGGGAGATCTCGTCCGCGAAGGCGTCCGGTACGGCCCGCACGGCCTCCTCGCGGCGCCCGGCGAGGAACAGCTCCTGGATCCGCCGGGCCTCGGCCCCGTAGCCCATGCGGGCCATCAGACGGGCGTGGAAGTTGCGGGCCGCGTGCCCCATCCCGCCGATGTAGAAGCCGAGCATGGCCTTGACCGGCAGCAGCCCCTCGGCCACGTCGTCGCACACCTTCACCCGTGCCATCGCGGCCACCAGGAACCCCTCGGGCAACTCGCGCACCACGTCCCCGTAGACCTCCGGCCGGCCCGGCGCCCAGTACAGCGGCAGCCAGCCGTCGGCGATGCTGACGGTCTGGGCGACGTTCCGGGGTCCCTCGGCACCGAGCAGGACGGGCAGGCGGGGGCGCAGGGGATGGGTGACGGACTTGAGCGGCCTGCCGAGGCCGGTCGCGTCCGGGCCCCGGTAGGGCAGGGCGTGGAACCGGCCGTCCAGCTCCACCGGTGCCTCGCGGCGCAGCACCTGCCGTACGACGTCCACGTACTCCCGGGTCGCGGCGAGCGGCGACTTCGGGAACGGGCGGCCGTACCAGCCCTCCACCACCTGCGGCCCGGACAGCCCCAGCCCGAGCAGGAGCCGGCCGCCGCAGAGGTGGTCCAGGGTGAGCGCGTGCATCGCGGTGGCGGCCGGGGAACGGGCGGCCATCTGGGCCACCGCCGTGCCCAGCCGGATCCGGGAGGTGTGCGCGGCGATCCAGGTCAGCGGGGTGAACGCGTCCGAGCCCCAGGACTCCGCCGTCCACACCGAGTCGTAGCCGAGCCGTTCCGCCTCCCGGGCCAGCGGCACATGGCCGGCGTCCGGACCGCGTCCCCAGTAGCCGAGTGCCAGACCGAGCCGCATGGCGTCCGCCTCCTGACGCTCCGTCAGATACCAGCCGGGAGGCGACTGTACGGCAACGGCCCCCCGCCCGGAAGGGCGGGGGGCCGTTGCGCCACGGGACTCGGGCTCAGCCGCGCTGGATGCCGGAGGTGTCCTGGAGCAGGCCACGACGGCCGTCCTGGGTCTGCGCGACCAGTGCGGCACCGCGCTGCTCGACGGCCAGGTACCAGGTGCCCGGCGCCAGTTCGGCGATCTGGCCGCCCGAGCCGTCCTCCGCGAACAGCGGACGGGTCACCGGCACGGCGAACCAGAACGGCGAGAAGTCCGCGGCCGGCGGCTGCGCGGCCGGGGCGCCCTGCGCGGCCGGCTGCGGCTGCTGCCCGTACGGCTGGCCCGGCTGCGGCTGGGCACCGTAGGGCTGCTGCGGCTGGGCGCCCGGGTAGCCGTAACCACCGGGCGGCTGGGCGCCGTAGGGCTGCGGGGCCGGCGGCTTCGGGGCCGGGACCAGGGACGCCTGGAGGGCGGGGACGAGCGGGGTGGCGATGGCGGCGGCGGCCATCACCAGGGTGGCGATCAGGGCCAGGATCAGCCCCGTGCCGGCGTCGGGGGAACGGTCGCCGCCCTCGCCGATGTTGTCCAGACCGCCGATGGGGTCGATGACGTTGCCCAGCGCGCTCCACGCGGCGAAGACCGCGAACGCCACGCCGAACGCGCCGAGTTCCAGACCCGCGATCTTGCGGGGCTGCGGCAGGCCGCGGCTGACGACGATGAGCGCCGCGCCGATGATGCCCGCCAGCACGACGCCGAGCAGGACCGGTCCGCTCTCCCAGAGGTTCGGCAGCTCGACGCTGTCGGGCAGTCCGTCGTACGAGTAGTTGTCGAGGAACGACGCGATGAACAGCACCACCGCTGCTCCGATCACCACGCCGTCGCCTCTAGTGAGGGAGCGGATATTCACTTCAGGTCCTTCGTAGGTCGTCTCGTCGTCGGTAGACCCTACCGTCCGCCAGAACGGGCTGTCCGGCCGGTTATGGCCGCCGGTCACGAAACGCGCAGGAAACTCACGATTCCCTCAGAGATCCCTTGCGCCGCACGCTGCCGCCAGGTTCCGCTGGTCAGCAGGGCCGCGTCCGTGTCATCGCGCATGTTGCCGCATTCGATGAACACCTTGGGAACCGTTGACAGATTGAGACCGCCCAGATCCGTCCGCGTGACCAGGCCGGTGCCGTCGCCGACGTAGTTGGCGGGCGGCTCGCCGGTCGCGCGGCGGTAGGTGTCCGCGATCCGTACCCCCAGCTCGTGCGAGGGGCCGACGATGGGACGGGTGTCCGCCGCACCGGCGTGCACGGACCCCGGCAGGATGACGTGGAAGCCGTGGTGGCCGGCGGCGGAGCCGTCGGCGTGCAGCGAGATCGCCGCGTCCGCGTGCGCGGCGTTGCCGAACCGGGCCCGCTCGTCCACGCACGGCCCCCAGGGCGGGCTGTCGCCGTCGTGGGTCAGCCTCACCGTGGCGCCCTCCCGCTCCAGCAGGTCGCGCAGCCGGTGCGCCAGGTCGAGCGAGAACGACGCCTCCGTATAACCGTCGTTGGTGGACGTACCGGTGGTGTCGCACTCCTTGGAGTTGGTGCCGATGTCCACCTGGCGGTTGATCTCCGCAGTGTGCCGGAAGTTGCCCGGGTTGTGCCCGGGGTCGACGACGACGACCTTCCCCCGGAGCGCACCGGAGCCGCCGGAGGGCGCGGAGGGCGAGCCGGACACCTTGCCGTCGTCGCCCCGGGAGGCCGCCGGGGCGGGGGCGGAGGAGACCGGCCGGGAGGCGGACGTGGCGGCCGTACGCCCTGCGCCGCCCGAACCGCCGTCGCCCAGCGTCTCGTACACCCCCCAGCCGAGCAGGGCGCCGGGCACCAGCGCGGCGAGCGCCACGGTCAGCGGGCCGCGCCGGGGGCGGCGGGGCTGCGGGGATTCGAATTCCGGGCCTGTGTACGACACGTCTGCGACTCTAACCGGGGCCTCAGGCTCCCGCCCCCGCACGCCGCAGCACGCGCAGCGAGCCCGCGGCGCTGACCTCGGTGAACGCCCCGGAATCCAGCGCGCGCAGGTACACCCGGTAGGGTGCCTGGCCCGTGAACTCGTCCTCGGGGTGCGGGAAGACGTCGTGGATGACCAGCAGGCCGCCCTCGGCGACGTGCGGGGCCCAGCCCTCGTAGTCGGCGCCGGCGTGTTCGTCCGTGTGGCCGCCGTCGATGAACACGAGGCCGAGCGGGGAGTTCCAGAGCGCCGCGATCTGCGGGGAGCGGCCGACGAGGGCGACGACGTGCTCCTCCAGTCCCGCGCGGTGCAGGGTGCGGCGGAACAGCGGCAGCGTGTCCATCAGGCCGGTCTCGGGGTCGACCGTCTCCGGGTCGTGGTAGTCCCAGCCGGGCTGCTGCTCCTCGCTGCCCCGGTGGTGGTCGACGGTCAGCGCGGTGACCCCGGCCTGCCGGGCCGCGTCGGCCAGCAGGATCGTGGAGCGCCCGCAGTAGGTCCCGACCTCCAGCAACGGCAGCCCGAGCCGCCCGGCCGCCACCGCCGCCGTGTACAGGGCGAGTCCCTCGTCCACGGGCATGAACCCCTTGGCCGCCTCGAACGCGGCCATGATCTCGGGCTTGGGCGTGGCGGTGGCCATGGGTTCCTCTCGACCGTACGACTGTCCGAACGCTTATGCTGCCGCACGGCCGGCCGGGTGGGGGACAGGGGGTACGGTCGGCGGAACACCGGTGTGGCGAGGGGGGACCGAACATGCCTGACACCACGTCCGCGGACGTGTTCTCCGGCCGCGTGCTCGAGTGGCACGGCGAGGAGGGCTGGGGAGTTCTCGCTTCCGACGCCCTCCCGGACAGGGTGTGGGCGCATTTTTCGGCCATCCGGGCCGAGGGCTATCGGGAGCTCACCGCCGGCCAGTCCGTCACCTTCTCCGCCGAGCGGGCCGAACAGGACGGGTACCGCCGGCGCGCCGTGTCCGTGTGGCCCGGAGCCGGAGCCGGAGCCGGAGCGCGACGCTCGACCGACGACAGCGGGCGGCCCGGCTATTCGTCCGAGCTGGACATCAGGTTCGATTCCTGACGCGCCTCACCGGCCGGGCGGCGAATGCCCGGCCGGTCCAAGCGATCGCCCTGCCGCGCTAGGCGCTCACCGTCTCCCCCGGCAGTGACAGGTCCAGGTCGACGGTCCGCTCCTCCCCGGAATGCGTCGCGGAAGAGGCGAGCGGTCCGTGGCCGGATGCCTTCGCGGCGAGGACGTACGCGCCCTGTGCCGGCACGGCCAGCGCGTACCGGCCCTCCTCGTCGGAGACGGTCGCCCCCGCCTGCCGCCCCCGCCGGTCGATCAGCGTGACCTTCGCCCGG
This window harbors:
- a CDS encoding LLM class F420-dependent oxidoreductase; translation: MRLGLALGYWGRGPDAGHVPLAREAERLGYDSVWTAESWGSDAFTPLTWIAAHTSRIRLGTAVAQMAARSPAATAMHALTLDHLCGGRLLLGLGLSGPQVVEGWYGRPFPKSPLAATREYVDVVRQVLRREAPVELDGRFHALPYRGPDATGLGRPLKSVTHPLRPRLPVLLGAEGPRNVAQTVSIADGWLPLYWAPGRPEVYGDVVRELPEGFLVAAMARVKVCDDVAEGLLPVKAMLGFYIGGMGHAARNFHARLMARMGYGAEARRIQELFLAGRREEAVRAVPDAFADEISLVGPRERIAERLQLWRAGPVTDLLALSPDPHTLRVLAELNS
- a CDS encoding DUF5336 domain-containing protein is translated as MNIRSLTRGDGVVIGAAVVLFIASFLDNYSYDGLPDSVELPNLWESGPVLLGVVLAGIIGAALIVVSRGLPQPRKIAGLELGAFGVAFAVFAAWSALGNVIDPIGGLDNIGEGGDRSPDAGTGLILALIATLVMAAAAIATPLVPALQASLVPAPKPPAPQPYGAQPPGGYGYPGAQPQQPYGAQPQPGQPYGQQPQPAAQGAPAAQPPAADFSPFWFAVPVTRPLFAEDGSGGQIAELAPGTWYLAVEQRGAALVAQTQDGRRGLLQDTSGIQRG
- a CDS encoding N-acetylmuramoyl-L-alanine amidase, whose product is MSYTGPEFESPQPRRPRRGPLTVALAALVPGALLGWGVYETLGDGGSGGAGRTAATSASRPVSSAPAPAASRGDDGKVSGSPSAPSGGSGALRGKVVVVDPGHNPGNFRHTAEINRQVDIGTNSKECDTTGTSTNDGYTEASFSLDLAHRLRDLLEREGATVRLTHDGDSPPWGPCVDERARFGNAAHADAAISLHADGSAAGHHGFHVILPGSVHAGAADTRPIVGPSHELGVRIADTYRRATGEPPANYVGDGTGLVTRTDLGGLNLSTVPKVFIECGNMRDDTDAALLTSGTWRQRAAQGISEGIVSFLRVS
- a CDS encoding class I SAM-dependent methyltransferase — encoded protein: MATATPKPEIMAAFEAAKGFMPVDEGLALYTAAVAAGRLGLPLLEVGTYCGRSTILLADAARQAGVTALTVDHHRGSEEQQPGWDYHDPETVDPETGLMDTLPLFRRTLHRAGLEEHVVALVGRSPQIAALWNSPLGLVFIDGGHTDEHAGADYEGWAPHVAEGGLLVIHDVFPHPEDEFTGQAPYRVYLRALDSGAFTEVSAAGSLRVLRRAGAGA
- a CDS encoding cold-shock protein, giving the protein MPDTTSADVFSGRVLEWHGEEGWGVLASDALPDRVWAHFSAIRAEGYRELTAGQSVTFSAERAEQDGYRRRAVSVWPGAGAGAGARRSTDDSGRPGYSSELDIRFDS